DNA sequence from the Butyricimonas faecalis genome:
TTCCAGCGATTGTGCCGGGTTGGTGGAGGAGTCAGGATTGATTTTCTTGCCTTTCTCGATGGCTTCCGTGAGGAGTAACTTGATACGTTCGTCGCTCTTCACCAAATCGACCAGCTTTTGTGTGGTAGGGCTGTACTGTTTCTCTTCCTTAGCCTTATCTTGGCACGACAGGAGGATCATAAGCAAGAATGCCGATAATAGCATTCTTAACGAGTTGTTCATTAAGTTTCTCATATGCTAATATGTATATTTTAATTATGATGTGTGCAAATTTATATATAAATCACAATTTACACCAATAATCCTGCAACCTTTCCGTGAAGTTGACCGAAATAATGCTTTTTACACGATTGCACTATAATAGTGCAAAAAGAAAATGAAAATGCACTTTAGTAGTGCGAAATTTGTTTTTTTTGCAAAAAACGTGATCGTGATGGACAAGTTATTGAATTGCGGTTGAGACAGGTTATAAACCAAACGCTGGAGAACGATATTCCGATGTATGCCAATATGAATGTAGCGACCGGAAGAAAGTTGAAGCAATTACTCGCGATAATATCTAAAAGTGCACCGTTCAAACCTAACATGACTAAAATAGCCGATATGCTATCAGCCAGCCGCAACAATATTTCGGATTATTGCCTGTATATTGAAGAGGCGGGCATGATCGCTCAGCTAAGGGATAATACAGGCGGCATTCGCGGATTAGGCAAGGTTGACAAGGTATATTTGGATAACACGAATCTTATTTATAATCTTGCTGATGGCACTTCCAATGTCGGGAATATCTGCGAGACGTTCTTCTTAAATCAAATGCGGGTTAAGCATGATGTATTTGCATCTCCTGTCGCCGATTTCTTGGTGGACGATAAAACATTCGAAGTAGGGGGTAAGAAGAAAGGACAGAAGCAGATTAAAGAGGTCGAGAACGGATATATCGTAAAGGATGATATCGAAAACGGGTATCTGAATATTATTCCGCTGTGGCAATTCGGATTAACGTATTAATGAGGTGGGTATCGGGTGGTTTTGTTTATGTCCTTTGAATTCACTATATTTGTAATAAATATTTTGGTTATAGTAATCATGAAAACGACGAAGGAATATTTACTGTTGTTGCGGACGTATAAATTGCAGTCTGCGATTCGATATGGGATTTCTCGCATCGGAATCTTTGGCTCCGTAGCTCGTGGAGAGCAACAAGAAGGGAGTGATGTAGATGTTTACGTCGAGCTTTCCTCTCCTGATTTGTTCTGTCTGGTACATATCAAGGAGGAATTACAGCAACTTTTCGGTTGTCCTGTCGATATTGTTCGCTTGCGAGATAATATGAACGAATTATTAAAACGTTCCATTATAGAAGAAGGAATTTATGCTTAAAGAAGAAATTTTGATAGACTCTTTGCGTAAGATAGAGCAGGCGATTGATCGGATTATAAAAAAATCTGCTTGTATGGATAGCTATCATTATTATTATAATACGCCATCCGGGATGGAACGTTTGGAAAGTACTTGTATGTTACTGATAGCTATAGGAGAAGGATTGAAAGGTGTAGATAAACTTACAGACAAACAATTGTTAGTACAATATCCTGAAATAGATTGGAAAGGTGCGATGGGAATTAGAGATATTATCGCTCATCATTATTTCGATTTGGATGGAGAAATCGTTTATAGTGTTGTCAAGACAAAACTTCCTGATATGTTGGTTACCATTCGTGCGATATTGAAGAAGATAGAATAGAATTTTATAAAAAAACTCCCCTCACTTTACAAACGTAACATGAGGGGAGCCTAAATGATATTTACCTACAAGACTATTTCTTCATAATCTCTCCGAAATATTTGTAGAATAACGGAATTGTCGTGATTCCATTAAAGAATTGCTCCAGTGGGTAATTCTCGTTCGGGGAGTGGATGGCATCGGAACCCAAACCAAAGCCCATCAGTACGGACTTGATTCCCAACACTTCCTCGAAAGTGGCAATGATTGGAATACTACCACCGGAACGAACCGGAACCGGTTGCTTGCCGTACACTTCCTCGTATGCCTTCTCGGCAGCCTTGTAAGCCGGCAGATCAATCGGACACACGTAAGAAGGTCCGCCATGCAGGTAATCCACTTTTACCTTCACGCAATCCGGAGCAATCGACTCGAAATACTCCTTGAACAATTTTGCAATCTTCTCATGTTTCTGGTTCGGAACCAAACGGCAACTGATCTTAGCGTAAGCCTTAGAAGGCAACACTGTCTTGGCCCCTTCTCCCGTGTAACCACCCCAGATACCACACACGTCGAACGTTGGACGAATACCTGTACGTTCGTTGGTCGTGAATCCTTCTTCGCCCTTCACTTCCTTGATGTCTAGAGATTTTTTGTAATTCTCCAAATCAAAAGGAGCCTTCGCCATCTTGGCACGCTCTTCAGCACTTACTTCCAGCACGTCATCATAGAATCCGGGGATCGTGATATGCCCTTTCTCGTCCTGCATATCGGCAATCATCTTACACAACACGTTGATCGGGTTTGCTACAGCACCTCCGAATATTCCGGAATGTAAATCGGCATTCGGACCGGTAACTTCAACCTGCCAGTAAGCCAAACCTCTCAATCCCGTAGTGATTGAAGGAATATCACGGCCAATCATACTGGTATCTGAAACCAGAATCACATCCGCTTTCAACATGTCCTTATGATCCCGGCAGAACTTCGGAAGGCTCGGAGAACCGATTTCCTCTTCTCCCTCGATCATGAACTTCACGTTACAGTTCAATTTTCCGGATTTCATTAAATATTCAAACGCTTTGGCGTGCATGAAAGCCTGACCTTTATCATCATCAGCCCCGCGAGCCCAAATCTTACCATCCTTAATAACCGGCTCGAAAGGTTTCGTGTTCCATAATTCGATCGGGTCAACCGGCATCACGTCCATGTGCCCGTACACCAACACCGTAGGAAGAGCCGGATCAATGATCTTTTCCCCGTAAGCAACTGGATTTCCTTCCGTTTCATACACTTCTGCCCGGTCCGCTCCGGCGGCTAACATGATTTTCGTCCATTGCTCGGCACAACGATACATGTCTGGCTTATGCTCAGACAATGACGAGATTGAAGGGATACGAATCAACTCGAATAACTCGTTCAAGAAACGTTCCTTGTTCTCTTCCACGTACTTTTTGATTTCTTCCATTTATTTGAAAATATATTGATTAATAAAATTAACATACTCCACATGGTAACAAGTACAAGTCCTGTAATTGTTCCAACAACATCTTTATTGGAACAAATATAATATTTTCAGATGAAGGAATCAAACAACTGTTCCACAAATTCCTTTGGCGGAACAAAATAATTTCATACTTTTGCCTGGTGTTTTCAACTAATGAATTAGATATGTCAAATCTTCCCGAAATTAAAGTTTTCGCCGGTGAGAATAGCCAATATATCGCAGAAAGTATTGCTAGTTCTCTTGGGCTGGAACTCGGTAAAAAAACGTTTACGAGATTTAGTGACGGAGAATTCGTCACGTCATTCGACGAAACGGTGAGAGGTGAGCATGTATTTATCGTGCAATCCACCTTCCCGCCCAGTGATAACCTCATGGAATTACTCTTGATGATCGATGCCGCCAAAAGAGCATCCGCTTACAAGGTAATCGCCGTAATCCCCTATTTCGGGTTTGCACGTCAAGACCGGAAAGATAAACCGCGTGTCGCTATCGGGGCAAAACTAGTGGCTA
Encoded proteins:
- a CDS encoding nucleotidyltransferase family protein; protein product: MKTTKEYLLLLRTYKLQSAIRYGISRIGIFGSVARGEQQEGSDVDVYVELSSPDLFCLVHIKEELQQLFGCPVDIVRLRDNMNELLKRSIIEEGIYA
- a CDS encoding HepT-like ribonuclease domain-containing protein, which gives rise to MDSYHYYYNTPSGMERLESTCMLLIAIGEGLKGVDKLTDKQLLVQYPEIDWKGAMGIRDIIAHHYFDLDGEIVYSVVKTKLPDMLVTIRAILKKIE
- a CDS encoding dipeptidase; amino-acid sequence: MEEIKKYVEENKERFLNELFELIRIPSISSLSEHKPDMYRCAEQWTKIMLAAGADRAEVYETEGNPVAYGEKIIDPALPTVLVYGHMDVMPVDPIELWNTKPFEPVIKDGKIWARGADDDKGQAFMHAKAFEYLMKSGKLNCNVKFMIEGEEEIGSPSLPKFCRDHKDMLKADVILVSDTSMIGRDIPSITTGLRGLAYWQVEVTGPNADLHSGIFGGAVANPINVLCKMIADMQDEKGHITIPGFYDDVLEVSAEERAKMAKAPFDLENYKKSLDIKEVKGEEGFTTNERTGIRPTFDVCGIWGGYTGEGAKTVLPSKAYAKISCRLVPNQKHEKIAKLFKEYFESIAPDCVKVKVDYLHGGPSYVCPIDLPAYKAAEKAYEEVYGKQPVPVRSGGSIPIIATFEEVLGIKSVLMGFGLGSDAIHSPNENYPLEQFFNGITTIPLFYKYFGEIMKK